From Gossypium raimondii isolate GPD5lz chromosome 11, ASM2569854v1, whole genome shotgun sequence:
CACAGGAACATGCAATTTCTATTAGAAACATGGAGAGATTGCAACAAAACTTTGTAAGTTGAAAcactttaggttaaattaccaCCACTTGTCTGCCATAAATTGATGATATCAGTAGCTTGGTTGAGAAGGTGAATCCTTTGCATGTGAGATATCCATGGCTTGCTTTCAAGCAAAACCTTGAGCTCTTCCCAAGCATCTTTTCTTGGCCAAAAGTAATATGGACTCAAAGGGATTGAACCATGGCCTGGTATCACTTGATCAAGAGCCATCCCTATATCTTTTTCCATCCATATGAACTTCAATACTACCCTTGGCTTCTCTAATGGCTTCACCACCACTCCAAGCTTCTacattatccaaaaaaaaaaaaaccagaaaaCCCATGAATCTAAGTTCAAAATCAAGCCTTTTTTTTCTGGGCTTCACAAGAAAACAAGAAACCCCAAGAAACTAGATTCGAAATTAAGCCCTGTTTTCTGGGTTTTATAAGACAAtgaaccaaaaatagaaaaacaaagttCTAAATTTGGCTGGGTTTTTCTATagcaaaaaaattaatcaaactaAACCCATATTTTTTGTCGGGAAAAAGACCCAAAGCCTACCTCTTTACCAGAAGAAGATTGAGAAGGGGAAGCATCCAGTGGCAGTTCATCTGAAAGAGCAGGAGAATTTGCTTTGACTTGTAAAGAGATTATGGGTTTAACGAAACTTAAGGTTTTAGGGGAAGCAATGAGAGATTTAAAAGGGAAAGAGTTAGGGTTTTGAGAAGGGAATGAAATTAAGGGTTTAAAGCAAGGGTTTAGATTAGGGTGGAGACATGTTACCACCATCTCTTTTTTTTGGATGACTTTAGACAGGAATGAATTCTCAAATTTGCTTTTGTTTCTATGTTTCCAGGTACAGTAATGTATGTAATGTGTACGGAATGGGCCGGGTTGCCGGGTGCTGATATAAAACCCGGTCTGGGAATTCCTTTGAAATGGTAATATGTCCATAGCTGGGACCGAGTTGCATCCTTTTAAAATTAGACTAAGTTGAGCCAACCCAAATAATCGGCCCTGGTCCGAACAGCCAGGCTCGGGATTTAGTATAAGGCCCATTTATATTTGAAgaaacatttttaatctttatttatttcaaatataattaataaaataagggGAATTTTAGAAtgtcatatatatttgaaatagttataaattaatttgaatttccGTACAACCCACACCTCcattttatctattaaatttataatattactgtttgtttaaaatttttaattacaaaatatttttaaaaatatttaattcatttagaatcaattatattaatttcatttcattttaaaaataattaatattaaaataatacaaaatatccTCATtgctttaatatttatattaatatattataatttaaataatattattaataacttattacaaatttattttgttttaatgttaaaattgttaatattcgattcttttgtaatttatatttatctttgttTCACTTTAATCAATTAATGTAATTAACTCTTATtatacttgaaaaatataaagttaatttgataaattttataaatatatgtctttttttaaattgtcttttaagcttattaatttaatattcattgatattaattttgtaacattaaacagcatgtttggttgggggaATGGATACAGACGTTTGGTTAGGTGTAATCGTATTACGCCCCTATTCCCTTCCCTCTTTATTACTGATATTGGCCGTAATAGCCACTCTGAGTTTGAAGCGGGTAATAGGGAATCCCCATCAATTcccaattttattttccattttctgcCCTCATCCTCTCCTAACGTTTCCCAATTTTTTCTCTTCCAGATTTCTACTTCTTCTCCTGGTACGGTACGCTTCTtttcttctcatatttcttttcttttctccattttcttttctccagatttctgcttcttcttctaaattttttccctatttttcttttcttttcttttctgtaaaatcgattttgattttgattttgttttgcttttctcTTCTCTACCAGGAGCTGagccaaaacaaaataaagcacCTTTTGCATGAGTTAAAACAAGGAATAAATACCCTATTTTTCCTCCCATGTCTTGTccattaattagaaatttggGGGTCTTTTTATTAGAACTTAGAAATATAAGATCTTGGGGTATAGTTGGAATCAGGATCATGGATTTGGAATTCTTGCAATCTATGGATATTCAGATTCTTGTTGGTGTAGCTGTAGCTGCTTTAACCACTGTTGTTGGTGCTGTTTATCTGTTTGCCTTTTCGTCCTGAATTTCTCTTTCAAAAACTTCTTTTAtatggtttttttaattaataaaaaaactattttgttattCTATTTTGCTTACTCTACTTTGCATGCCTGTTTCTCTTTCTTGGGttataagttcaattttgaaTGCAGGGTTCTAATAGGATTTGGGGTTGGTGAAACTGGGTTTTTTTTATCCGATCATATGTATATTTGATTGATATTTAATCCTCTTGTCCTGAATTGGGGAATCTTgcaacttattttttaatttgagtttaaattccTTTGTTATTATCAGTTTTGCAGTTTAAGGGtctttaattgtgttttttatttggtgattttgttatattcttttaactatGGATTTGAAAATTGGTGAGGAAGATAATGGTATCAAGGCACCAAAGAAACAAGATGGACTAGAATGATGTGGAAATTCAAAGATGAAGGGCAATGGAAGCATTAGTGGCAAATACATGATCTTTAGAGctgatcaagttgatttaaaaagctTAGACATGCAGCTGGAGAAGCACCTGAGCCGAGTTTGGTCTAGGAACATTGAGAAACAAAGACCAGCTGAGGAATGGGAGATTGATTTGGCTAAGTTGGATTTAAGGAATGTTATAGCTCATGGCACCTATGGGACTGTTTATCGTGCCACTTATGATAATCAAGATGTTGCAGGTAAATTTTCAGAttccatataaatatatatacttgtatTATCTATGTTAGTTCTTAAGCTTTGTAACTTGTTTGCTTGATGCATTAGAAATTATGCTTTGAGTTACAGTTAAAAATTATGACTCTCTTCTATGGCTTGGCTGCTAGGAACCTGAGCCAGATGAGGAAGTAGAAAATGAAGCTGATGAAAGGTTTAGcttcttttaccttttttgtATTGTATTTACATCTCCATTTCATTGcccttatttttatatttaatcaccCTTATCTTGAATAttgtctttttatatatatatttgatggtttgaaattatttatatcaaatgATGTTAAGAAGTTTTTAATTACTTGGAAATTTGATGGGCATGATCTGCTTGAataatttttcttgaagtacccATGTCCAGCACTTGTGTCCGACATGTGGATATGGAGTTATTACCTCTAAAGATCCTCTGAATACATGGGAAACCTTAGAAAGGCTTAACCATATCGGATACATACCTGTATCCAACACTCACACCCAAGTCCGAGTAACATAGGTATGAAACATGACAGTTGGATTAAGCGGATATATATATTCGTGTATGTGCTACATCGGCACCATACTGACTTTATAGCTCAATTCACATGTTTTCTGTTGCCTTAGACCTTGTCATGCTGCTTCTAGCAACAAAGTGCAACTTTATTATctatgtttatataattatacatagAATGTATAAGTTTAGATTATTATACATAGAATGTCCTAATAAAGATATCAAGAATTTCACACTACACTTTATGCACAAATATGAGTGTTggttatcaaattgagcattgAAATGCATAGCTATTTATGGTCACTTGCACTTGTTTTCCTCTCCATTTGAGGTTTGCATTTTCTTTGAGACCATAATGTAGTTAGaagcaataaaaaaacaatcacTGTCTTTTACTGCAACTTCTGTAATCCTTTGGTTGAAACTCATGAACTATTCAGAGATATGAAACTGTCAAGTTGTATACGGTTAGAATTTGATGCATGTCTGTGTGTGTATGTATTGTTTGATTGTATAATTTGGAAAGAGTGAAAATGTAGCTATGCCATGTTCTATATTCTTCTTATTTCAGGGGCTATAGATTTAAGCAAttaattgaacttaattttaaagcACAAGTTACAAACATAACTGGTAGGCATGTCGTGCAATCCTGGTAGCCAAAGCCTGGTGGGTTGTGTCTCAATTGATTTGTCTTTATTgagaaaacaaatgaaaatttatttcatgagaatattaatatatgatttgaGAGATGTACTGCTAGGTTTGATATATTAATCTGAAACTACAAATTTCGAGATAAGAAAATCCATAAATTTGAATGTGTTCTGTTTTGATGTTATCAATATTTCTATCAGAAGCAAATGTTCTATCATCCAGCTTTAATTCTAGTTTATTCTTGTGCTTTTTCTTTGCTACATGGAACTTAAGTAGgttacaataatttttaataggtACATTGTGAAGTAATAGCCACAAATTTAACTTGCTGGGACCTTTCCTATTTGATTTCTTATGAGCTACTAACTCATTCAACTTCTTTCTACATTAGGCTGTTGTTGAGTTCATGGCTGATCTCGTTGCCAAGAGGGATACCAAGGCAGCACCACCAAAGAAGGAGAAAGGTTTTTGGTTCAAGATTTGCTCGATTTGTTGGCCGTTCCGAACCGCAAATACGGACGACaagatgtgtgtgtgtgtttttttttatgccAGTTCCATTTCTTTGTAAATTATTTGTGAGATTGGTGAGCTTTTCTGCAAAGTTCAAAATCCTGATTGCTTGCAAGTGTTTTCAGATTCAAGAGAAGTGAAAAACCTACAATTGTAACTTTTGGCATCTATTTTATAGCTTCCAAATTCTACTTTTAGTATAAATTTTGCTTCTAAATGCATCTGTTCTATGTATTGCTGTTGTACGAAGGAACTGACTGAGGCATGAAAAAACATGTGAACAGTTGGAATAGAATTTAGCCACCAAGaacaaatatacataaaaaaaggaataaattctttttaaagaatttatatttaataataattattttaaattatataagttaaattatttatatgttaatttatcttatatatcatttactattattttatttataatattttaattgtatactATAAATTATTAGCATTTTAATCAGTATACTATAAATTTTCATTACTATATTTATCTCTATGCTATTAATTAgtcacaaaatattaattatacatCATATATTATTAGGTTATAGTTACACGAGAGTTCGTTAATTTTTGCTAGGTAAATACACATTCAaactttagattaaattatatattttattaaattatatttaataattattattttaaattatattttatagtattatatattatgatttgagtaaattcatataagaatattgattattaagaattttattaaattatatattttaattataatatatttaataataattatgtttaaatatgattaaattatttattattgatattaataatcttattaaaatttaaataacaataacaataatcatttaccaaaacaaatttatgctaagggtattctagtcattttagttttttccattatgctattatacctctattccattcaaccaaacacaagaatactattacgcttctattccattacattaaaccaaacaattgatttgctattacacctctattccattacgcctctattccaatacagcgaaccaaacgtgctgcTATATTATGATAAACCataaaagagataaataattaaaattaaataattaaaataaataagcaagaaaataaataaattgactcaataaAACCAATCAAGAAGATTAACTCGTTCCAGGGGTTGTAATCAACTTCAAATTAGGGTTCTAAGGTGGATTAGCTATTAACTAACCGGTTATTATCTCTCGGTatctaacaaattaattatttggtcGATCCTTGCTTATCTATTGACTTTACTTTCTCAACcaggataaattatgatttaatcgACAAACTTATCTCCCAATCTCGTTTAACTTATGATTACTTCCTAGGATTGTCAAGCCTAGGTTTTAAGAACACATAATCTATACCATCTAATCCAAtcgaaaaaccctaaatccttcGTTAATCACGTCCcccatccactcgttaatctcccaTCAGGGATTTAaccactcatgttattcataatatCGAACTCAATTGATTTCAACATGTAAATAACACGATTGaatagaaagagaaagagatcaGAATAATCCTGATTTGATGTTGATGGAAAAATAGAGTAGCGAATCTATCGATTGGAATCACGAATATCATCGCTTGCGaagaaaaataaactgaaatactttgattaaataaaagaactatTGGATCGAAATTgattccaagagagaaaaaaaagagtttatGAAAAGTAATTAGAAAACTAATCTAATCCAACTCTTAAACTACTGGGGTTTTTAGATGCGTCTAAGACcacttagttacatcaaacccctaaCTTCTTATTTATAGGAGGGTTGGTAGCTCGAATTTggtctttggcacatcataGGTTTTCGTATAAAGTTGATTGTGCGAACAAAAATAGCTTTGAAGTACTTGGGCACCACGTCAGGGCTATGTCACGCCATACAAGGTTTATGGCGCAACACGACAACAATTTTATGCTTTCCTGGTTCCGTGTTGTGCTTTAGCAGCTTGGGAAGTTTGTGCATTACTCGTTCCTTGCTCCTACATCAATTGGGCCtataaatcattttacacaCTCAATTCAAACACATTAGAACTACTTAATGCCCCTGTTGGCCTAATAGATCATAACACTcacaaaatgtgttaaaatca
This genomic window contains:
- the LOC105803577 gene encoding 30S ribosomal protein 3, chloroplastic; the protein is MGLILNPEPGCSDQGRLFGLAQLSLILKGCNSVPAMDILPFQRNSQTGFYISTRQPGPFRTHYIHYCTWKHRNKSKFENSFLSKVIQKKEMVVTCLHPNLNPCFKPLISFPSQNPNSFPFKSLIASPKTLSFVKPIISLQVKANSPALSDELPLDASPSQSSSGKEKLGVVVKPLEKPRVVLKFIWMEKDIGMALDQVIPGHGSIPLSPYYFWPRKDAWEELKVLLESKPWISHMQRIHLLNQATDIINLWQTSGGNLT
- the LOC105803576 gene encoding uncharacterized protein LOC105803576, which encodes MAPMGLFIVPLMIIKMLQEPEPDEEVENEADERLLLSSWLISLPRGIPRQHHQRRRKVFGSRFARFVGRSEPQIRTTRCVCVFFFMPVPFLCKLFVRLVSFSAKFKILIACKCFQIQEK